From one Alicyclobacillus acidocaldarius subsp. acidocaldarius Tc-4-1 genomic stretch:
- a CDS encoding TM1812 family CRISPR-associated protein, with the protein MAAQNIFLTFVGGSSPRKVDYRWEDEVSNSRYFQVTALEWMRRGVIPFRPNEVWVVLTERARENWVKPPEEGEATLHDQLYTQAERMGIAIHEVGFDQEPCDQSVWRNFDTLVGMLAQASERGADVHIAVDVTHSFRYFPMLVLTLLHYTYVIQGIQLDLILYGADTGDVLDLTALAQLQEWVLEMSRALKGPDASGVERLVREIQSSVARRSPTQASFLSPLQKFASKWNVLWKTMRLTKHHEVSCAAREALDALDECQRRFAEPAEAAASFYPLLRILHQAREQIEPLCQAEWVPLMLAMVRWYLDRGMIHQAYTTMRELYATHACELAGVDVFNDKVREQLLRWAHGKAQQSKSSAPQAPPPRTTLSWKGLLKTDGMRPVLFWSVSQAISPTFRICAIS; encoded by the coding sequence ATGGCTGCCCAAAACATCTTTCTCACGTTTGTCGGGGGAAGCTCACCTCGAAAAGTAGACTACAGATGGGAGGACGAGGTCTCCAACAGCCGTTACTTTCAGGTTACGGCGCTCGAGTGGATGCGGCGCGGGGTAATCCCATTTCGTCCCAATGAAGTTTGGGTGGTGTTGACCGAACGAGCTCGGGAGAACTGGGTAAAACCGCCCGAAGAAGGCGAGGCGACGCTTCACGATCAACTTTACACTCAGGCCGAACGCATGGGAATCGCCATTCACGAGGTGGGGTTCGACCAAGAGCCGTGTGATCAAAGTGTGTGGCGCAATTTCGATACGTTGGTAGGCATGTTGGCCCAAGCGTCGGAAAGAGGGGCGGACGTGCACATTGCTGTGGACGTTACACACTCCTTTCGATACTTCCCGATGCTCGTGCTCACGTTGCTGCATTACACGTACGTCATCCAAGGGATCCAATTGGATCTCATTCTTTATGGTGCTGACACGGGTGACGTCCTTGACCTAACAGCCCTTGCACAATTGCAGGAGTGGGTTCTTGAGATGTCCCGTGCTCTCAAGGGCCCGGACGCGAGCGGTGTGGAGCGCTTGGTGAGGGAAATTCAAAGTTCCGTCGCGAGGAGAAGTCCAACGCAAGCCTCTTTCTTATCGCCGCTTCAGAAGTTTGCTAGCAAGTGGAATGTCTTGTGGAAAACGATGCGCCTTACGAAGCATCACGAGGTATCTTGTGCTGCCAGGGAGGCTCTCGACGCTTTGGATGAGTGTCAGCGCCGTTTCGCCGAGCCCGCGGAGGCTGCAGCCAGTTTCTATCCGCTGCTAAGAATTCTGCATCAGGCGCGGGAGCAAATTGAGCCACTATGCCAGGCGGAGTGGGTGCCACTCATGCTTGCGATGGTCCGCTGGTACCTGGATCGCGGCATGATTCACCAGGCGTACACGACGATGAGAGAGTTGTACGCGACTCACGCTTGTGAACTGGCGGGTGTGGACGTTTTTAACGACAAAGTTCGCGAACAGTTGCTTCGGTGGGCACATGGAAAGGCGCAGCAGTCGAAGTCAAGCGCGCCGCAAGCGCCCCCCCCCAGGACGACGTTAAGCTGGAAGGGGTTGCTGAAGACCGATGGAATGCGGCCCGTGCTTTTCTGGAGCGTTTCTCAGGCGATATCTCCGACGTTTCGAATTTGCGCAATCAGTTAA
- the cas10 gene encoding type III-B CRISPR-associated protein Cas10/Cmr2, with translation MVSLQKYLISIALGPVQDFVQAARRTRDLWFGSYLLSDVSKCVATSLVDDGATLIFPHKESLSGSQAVANKILAVLEGESVVRVLDRAHQAATTWLREKAQTAVQALQRELSSCRDVFDEAFFYRQVDDFLEFYAAWVPMTGTYDRDRRRVEGILAARKMLRNFNPNEGARVPKSSLDGVRESVLRISTNDASIERALRRMGIRLGEALDAMGLIKRLSGQRPYPSVVRVAVDSWIQAGISDERFRVQLGRVSETLERVLIEAPELDVVSSARGRDGSEVYVPDHYENFPYDGKALLEGFFEQEEFRQLQEQYPGLADELKRVVTRLREIRGRSPQPYLAVLMADGDRMGVQIDRLTTPDDHSNFSYRVSEFARRAQDVIVQHRGVPVYAGGDDVFAFLPIETCLRAADALRKLFEEKVASAVASDKPSLSVGIAIGYCREDLGYLRQLAQQAEHEAKEPDRNGLCVLVQTRSGGDPIRVRCRWDEDPVPRMERLAAWHQRSEIAHTTGYVLEQIGRLYGGAADEDIVAGELRRALSRRTVAGERRLADDVMDDITSLFRSRLLARQALQDGAATAALQDCASWLKFGHWLASHAEPEAWQNVEIRAGEEVDT, from the coding sequence GTGGTCTCTTTGCAGAAGTATCTTATTTCTATCGCACTCGGTCCTGTCCAGGATTTCGTCCAAGCGGCGCGTCGAACACGAGATCTGTGGTTCGGATCTTATTTGCTATCCGACGTGTCCAAGTGCGTCGCAACAAGCCTCGTGGATGACGGTGCCACGCTCATCTTCCCGCACAAGGAGAGCTTGAGCGGCTCTCAGGCTGTCGCGAATAAAATCCTGGCCGTGCTCGAAGGAGAGTCCGTGGTTCGTGTCCTGGACCGGGCTCATCAAGCTGCTACCACGTGGTTACGTGAAAAGGCACAAACAGCAGTTCAAGCCCTGCAAAGGGAGCTTTCATCCTGCCGCGATGTGTTTGACGAAGCGTTCTTTTACCGTCAGGTCGATGACTTTCTCGAATTCTACGCGGCGTGGGTGCCGATGACGGGTACATACGATCGCGACCGGCGGCGCGTTGAAGGCATTCTGGCGGCCCGCAAGATGCTTCGGAACTTTAATCCCAACGAAGGGGCGCGAGTGCCAAAATCGAGCTTGGACGGCGTTCGAGAATCGGTTCTCCGTATCTCCACGAACGACGCCTCAATCGAACGTGCGCTGCGGAGAATGGGCATCCGACTCGGGGAAGCCCTCGACGCAATGGGGCTCATCAAGCGTCTGAGTGGTCAACGGCCATACCCATCGGTCGTGCGCGTCGCTGTAGACAGCTGGATTCAGGCGGGCATCTCCGACGAGCGCTTTCGAGTGCAACTCGGGCGGGTCTCCGAGACATTGGAACGCGTCCTCATAGAGGCACCTGAATTGGACGTAGTGTCATCCGCGAGGGGCCGCGACGGATCCGAGGTCTATGTGCCGGATCATTACGAAAACTTCCCATACGATGGGAAGGCCCTCTTGGAAGGCTTTTTTGAGCAAGAAGAGTTCCGGCAGTTACAGGAGCAGTATCCCGGTCTAGCGGATGAGTTAAAGCGCGTGGTGACTCGGTTGCGAGAGATTCGGGGACGCTCGCCTCAGCCCTATCTCGCCGTGTTGATGGCCGATGGAGATCGGATGGGCGTTCAAATCGACCGACTGACAACTCCCGACGACCACTCGAACTTCAGCTATCGCGTGTCGGAGTTCGCGCGGCGGGCGCAGGACGTGATCGTCCAACACCGTGGGGTTCCGGTCTACGCTGGAGGCGACGACGTGTTCGCGTTTCTGCCCATCGAAACTTGCCTGCGGGCTGCAGACGCACTGCGGAAGCTTTTCGAAGAGAAGGTGGCATCCGCCGTCGCGAGTGACAAGCCTTCTTTGTCTGTTGGGATCGCCATTGGATATTGCCGGGAAGACCTGGGTTATCTTCGCCAACTCGCGCAACAGGCGGAGCATGAGGCCAAGGAGCCGGACCGAAATGGTCTCTGCGTGCTCGTACAAACGCGTTCGGGCGGCGATCCGATTCGGGTTCGGTGCCGATGGGACGAAGACCCTGTGCCGCGCATGGAGCGGCTGGCCGCGTGGCATCAGAGGTCGGAGATTGCGCACACCACAGGATATGTCCTTGAGCAGATTGGTCGCCTGTACGGCGGCGCCGCGGACGAGGACATCGTGGCGGGTGAACTGCGGCGAGCACTGTCTCGGCGGACGGTGGCGGGTGAGCGCCGGCTTGCCGACGACGTCATGGACGACATCACCTCACTGTTTCGATCGCGTCTCCTCGCGCGGCAGGCTCTGCAGGATGGAGCGGCAACCGCCGCGCTTCAGGATTGCGCTTCGTGGTTGAAATTTGGTCACTGGTTGGCAAGTCACGCGGAACCTGAGGCGTGGCAGAACGTTGAGATCCGCGCCGGCGAGGAGGTGGACACGTGA
- a CDS encoding MFS transporter: protein MGNRIPLFYAVTALYWFSTYTYVPLLSPYVVAIGGSLSMAGMVVGSYGFSQMLVRVPIGVWSDKIRTRKPFVIAGGAIGMLSSLGFAVTHSVLWALTFRLLAGIAAGCWVVFTVLYASYHQPDEAPKAMGILSFYTSIGQLAASTLGGVMAERYGWHAAFWLGAAGGLAATLLACFIVDKPPARDQAGIRVGDMLTVGRDRIVLGVSFLAVLAQVVTFTTMFGFTPEQATRLGANKADLSWLTLAATLPNAIASYFSGSLFSRWMGERNVVASGFAIAALFTAAIPLCHALPLLYVTQAVNGFGQGLCMPVLMGLAIRHIEAGRRATAMGFYQAIYAVGMFGGPAVVGWLGDHAGLSRGFLAVAATSVIACALTFALAPSRASASQVITRSS from the coding sequence ATGGGCAACCGCATCCCGCTGTTTTACGCCGTGACGGCACTGTACTGGTTTTCGACCTACACGTACGTGCCGCTTCTGTCGCCGTACGTCGTTGCCATCGGGGGATCGCTCAGCATGGCGGGGATGGTCGTAGGCTCCTATGGCTTCTCGCAGATGCTCGTGCGGGTGCCCATCGGCGTGTGGTCCGACAAAATTCGCACCCGAAAGCCCTTCGTCATCGCGGGCGGCGCCATCGGCATGCTGTCGAGCCTAGGCTTCGCTGTAACTCATTCCGTCCTCTGGGCGCTCACGTTCCGCCTTCTCGCCGGCATCGCAGCCGGTTGCTGGGTCGTCTTCACCGTGCTCTACGCGAGCTATCACCAACCCGACGAGGCGCCGAAGGCGATGGGCATCCTCAGCTTCTACACTTCCATTGGCCAGCTCGCGGCATCGACGCTCGGCGGCGTGATGGCCGAGCGATACGGCTGGCACGCGGCCTTCTGGCTCGGCGCCGCCGGTGGACTCGCGGCCACCCTCCTCGCCTGTTTCATCGTCGACAAGCCTCCCGCGCGCGATCAAGCCGGCATCCGCGTCGGCGACATGCTGACGGTCGGGCGGGATCGCATTGTCCTCGGCGTTTCGTTCCTCGCGGTCCTCGCGCAGGTCGTCACCTTCACCACGATGTTCGGATTCACGCCGGAGCAGGCGACGCGCCTTGGGGCGAACAAGGCCGATCTCAGCTGGCTCACGCTCGCGGCCACGCTCCCAAACGCCATCGCGTCGTACTTCAGCGGCAGCTTGTTCTCGCGCTGGATGGGCGAGCGGAACGTGGTGGCGAGCGGATTTGCCATCGCGGCGCTCTTTACGGCGGCGATTCCACTCTGCCACGCCCTACCGCTTCTGTACGTCACCCAAGCCGTGAACGGCTTTGGCCAAGGACTGTGCATGCCCGTGCTCATGGGCCTCGCTATCCGCCACATCGAGGCGGGCCGCCGCGCGACGGCGATGGGCTTCTATCAGGCCATCTACGCCGTCGGCATGTTCGGCGGGCCCGCCGTTGTCGGTTGGCTGGGCGATCACGCCGGCCTCAGCCGCGGCTTCCTCGCCGTCGCCGCGACGAGTGTGATCGCCTGCGCCCTAACCTTCGCGCTTGCACCCAGTCGCGCGTCGGCATCTCAGGTCATCACGCGCTCCAGCTGA
- the cmr4 gene encoding type III-B CRISPR module RAMP protein Cmr4 — protein sequence MTVIQTYWVYAYSPIHVGAGQGTGFVDLPIVREKVTGWPYLPGTSIKGVLRDEWERKCRQKGTPEQDGLREVERVFGTQERAGIATFTDARLVCLPVASMIGTYAYVTCPLILQRLARDMALTGVEIPALSRAVETDRVLVSNSSKLAFTFPSNPEPSLYLLDFCLKSENCDVTTSIGRRIAEILFDDEDWRQTFVDRFVVVHDQLFQFFSEHGTQVDAHIRMGDNGTVAQGALWYEESLPPESVLVGLVSVDNPRREEGSDLASPFCGRVVTQIGGNPTTGCGQSLLIFGPERAVD from the coding sequence GTGACCGTCATTCAGACGTACTGGGTTTATGCGTATTCGCCCATCCATGTCGGGGCGGGACAAGGCACGGGATTTGTGGACCTACCTATCGTGCGGGAAAAGGTGACAGGATGGCCGTACCTGCCGGGCACCTCCATCAAAGGTGTTCTTCGCGATGAATGGGAGCGAAAGTGTCGACAAAAGGGTACGCCGGAGCAAGACGGTTTGAGAGAGGTCGAGCGGGTGTTCGGTACGCAGGAGCGGGCGGGCATCGCGACGTTCACGGATGCCCGCCTGGTGTGTCTGCCGGTCGCGAGCATGATTGGAACCTATGCGTATGTGACTTGCCCCCTCATCCTGCAGCGCCTGGCGCGGGACATGGCGCTGACAGGTGTTGAAATTCCCGCACTGTCACGCGCGGTCGAAACCGATCGGGTGTTGGTTTCAAACAGCTCAAAGCTCGCATTCACGTTTCCGTCGAATCCGGAACCTTCCCTGTACCTTCTGGACTTTTGCCTGAAGTCGGAGAACTGCGACGTTACAACATCCATCGGCCGACGCATTGCGGAAATCCTATTTGACGACGAGGACTGGCGTCAAACCTTCGTGGATCGCTTCGTCGTCGTCCATGATCAACTGTTTCAATTCTTTTCTGAGCATGGAACGCAGGTGGACGCACACATTCGAATGGGCGACAATGGCACCGTTGCCCAAGGGGCGCTTTGGTACGAGGAGTCCCTGCCGCCGGAGTCCGTGCTCGTTGGACTCGTGTCGGTGGATAACCCGAGGCGCGAGGAAGGGAGCGATTTGGCGAGTCCGTTTTGCGGGCGGGTGGTTACGCAAATAGGTGGCAACCCGACGACGGGCTGCGGGCAGTCCCTACTCATCTTCGGGCCTGAGAGGGCGGTGGACTGA
- the cmr5 gene encoding type III-B CRISPR module-associated protein Cmr5, with protein sequence MHSVLESDLQPRAVQWLQCAKNLVREAADTRVRSEYASLARGLPALLHQSGLFQTIAYLESRSRRASNNPTAHGLVLAHLASLLSPFTGMKELKTDELTQMKLHEYLVVSRLSLEAASWLKRMVEIQFGDEEEPHA encoded by the coding sequence ATGCACAGCGTGCTTGAGTCCGATTTGCAACCGCGCGCGGTTCAATGGTTGCAATGTGCTAAGAACCTCGTTCGTGAAGCGGCCGACACTCGTGTGCGTTCCGAATATGCGTCATTGGCGCGTGGATTGCCAGCTTTGCTGCATCAATCCGGTCTCTTTCAGACCATCGCCTACTTGGAAAGTCGATCTCGCCGGGCCTCCAACAATCCCACGGCTCACGGACTCGTGCTCGCTCATCTGGCCTCTCTTTTGTCTCCCTTCACTGGAATGAAGGAGCTGAAGACGGATGAGCTTACACAGATGAAACTGCACGAGTATCTTGTCGTATCGCGCCTCTCGCTGGAGGCGGCCTCCTGGTTGAAGCGAATGGTCGAAATCCAGTTTGGCGACGAGGAGGAGCCGCATGCGTGA
- the cmr6 gene encoding type III-B CRISPR module RAMP protein Cmr6 has product MRDRDIRGPLAQESMWETVGAKLENPGLVFQRFGFVGVHEPQGDAGSLLASAYERIHKAFCAAQQGDLYPRVYQRAASMPSMRRTRHVSGEIEFAERVAVGLGRESVYEVGLMFHPVYGVPYIPGSTLKGLLSHFVHDVVGQQGRHPEFQRGGEGHRFLFGTTERDDEERNRGALIFYDALIKPEALKSLRLEVMTIHYPSYYRGLDTPHGMDDPIPVHFLSLDRPTFLLRLGMDCEEEKAEEWLAWSWDRLLDALSLWGLGGKKSSGYGRAKRRQAEFISGATQPPSMPRAGDILRVRRIEPPEGKQGIWFETVNPPRLYGVASSVTFREAPEIGGTLELKLKKFRPDLDPERVEWDKVKTSPSTTMRQNRPNGPFRPKL; this is encoded by the coding sequence ATGCGTGATCGTGACATTCGAGGCCCTCTGGCGCAAGAGAGCATGTGGGAGACGGTAGGCGCCAAGTTGGAGAATCCGGGCCTCGTCTTTCAGCGATTTGGATTCGTCGGCGTGCATGAACCTCAAGGTGATGCCGGGAGTTTGCTGGCCTCGGCATATGAACGAATTCACAAGGCGTTCTGCGCTGCACAACAGGGTGATCTCTATCCGCGGGTGTATCAACGGGCCGCGTCGATGCCCAGCATGAGACGTACTCGCCATGTGAGTGGCGAGATCGAGTTTGCAGAACGCGTGGCAGTGGGCCTCGGCCGCGAGTCGGTGTACGAGGTTGGGCTGATGTTCCATCCCGTGTACGGGGTTCCTTATATCCCGGGCAGCACATTGAAGGGGCTTTTGTCTCATTTTGTGCACGACGTCGTCGGTCAACAGGGGCGTCATCCGGAATTTCAGCGAGGCGGGGAAGGCCATCGCTTTCTCTTTGGCACCACTGAACGAGACGACGAGGAACGGAACCGGGGCGCGTTGATCTTCTACGATGCGCTCATCAAGCCCGAGGCGCTCAAATCCCTGCGACTCGAGGTTATGACCATTCATTATCCATCCTATTACCGTGGACTGGACACGCCGCACGGAATGGACGACCCCATCCCAGTCCATTTTCTGAGCCTCGACCGCCCGACGTTTCTCCTCAGGCTCGGAATGGACTGTGAGGAGGAAAAAGCTGAGGAATGGCTCGCCTGGTCGTGGGACCGGCTGTTGGACGCCCTTTCCCTGTGGGGCCTCGGCGGGAAAAAGTCGAGCGGTTACGGGCGAGCGAAGCGAAGACAAGCGGAGTTCATTTCCGGTGCTACACAGCCGCCGTCGATGCCTCGTGCAGGGGATATCCTCCGCGTCAGGCGAATCGAGCCGCCCGAAGGTAAACAAGGCATATGGTTTGAAACGGTGAACCCACCTCGTCTCTACGGTGTCGCGAGCAGCGTGACATTCAGAGAGGCTCCGGAAATTGGTGGGACCTTAGAGCTGAAGTTGAAGAAGTTCCGCCCTGACTTGGATCCTGAACGGGTGGAGTGGGATAAAGTGAAGACCTCGCCGTCAACGACGATGCGGCAGAACCGTCCGAATGGACCATTCCGTCCGAAGTTGTAA
- a CDS encoding glycerate kinase: MARGTPVAGQPRNLCLLLAPDSFKGCLTAVEAARAMAEGAHRACRAAELSLLPIADGGEGTLDAIATSTHARWLSVVVTTASGHRKERRFLALPDGTAVVECAEAVGLPEALRSGADVWRRTTVGVGEMIRHALDMGYRRIAVALGGSSTNDAGVGMLAALGVRFLDDVDQDVPPVPAEFHRVVRVDVSGLDERLRGAEMLAVCDVDNPLTGENGATTVFGPQKGVPAEDEPYLDAELTHIAALCEAAFGRQAADLPGAGAAGGLGFALYLLGATRVSGIDFVLDAVGFDHALERAALVLTGEGRTDAQTARGKAVAGVARRAQARGVPVFCISGAIAPGAEQLYEHGVSAMFSIARGPISLDEAMANATSLLASATENAVRAWLAGRVGKP, translated from the coding sequence ATGGCACGAGGGACGCCAGTAGCCGGACAACCAAGAAACTTGTGCCTCCTCCTCGCCCCCGATTCCTTCAAGGGCTGTCTCACGGCGGTAGAGGCCGCCCGAGCCATGGCGGAAGGCGCCCACCGCGCTTGTCGAGCTGCGGAGCTCAGCCTCCTTCCCATCGCCGACGGCGGCGAAGGTACACTCGATGCGATCGCGACCTCTACCCATGCGCGTTGGTTATCGGTCGTCGTCACGACGGCGAGCGGTCACCGCAAGGAGAGGCGCTTCCTTGCCCTCCCCGATGGCACCGCCGTCGTCGAGTGCGCGGAGGCCGTCGGCCTGCCGGAGGCCCTCCGTTCGGGCGCGGACGTCTGGCGCCGGACCACGGTCGGGGTCGGCGAGATGATCCGGCACGCGCTCGACATGGGCTATCGCCGCATCGCCGTCGCGCTCGGGGGATCCTCCACGAACGACGCGGGCGTCGGCATGCTCGCGGCGCTCGGCGTACGCTTCCTCGATGATGTGGACCAGGACGTGCCCCCGGTGCCGGCGGAGTTTCACCGCGTGGTGCGCGTCGACGTGTCTGGCCTCGATGAGCGCCTCCGCGGCGCCGAGATGCTCGCCGTATGCGACGTGGACAACCCGCTCACGGGCGAAAACGGGGCCACCACCGTCTTCGGGCCGCAGAAGGGCGTTCCTGCGGAAGACGAGCCCTACTTGGACGCTGAGCTGACGCACATCGCGGCATTGTGCGAGGCGGCGTTCGGGCGTCAGGCGGCGGACTTGCCCGGCGCAGGTGCCGCAGGCGGCCTTGGCTTCGCGCTCTACCTTCTAGGCGCCACGCGCGTGTCCGGCATTGATTTCGTGCTCGACGCCGTCGGGTTCGATCACGCCCTCGAACGTGCCGCGCTCGTCCTGACGGGCGAGGGACGCACGGATGCGCAGACCGCGCGCGGCAAGGCGGTGGCTGGCGTCGCCCGGCGCGCGCAAGCCCGCGGCGTGCCGGTGTTCTGTATCTCCGGGGCCATCGCCCCGGGCGCCGAGCAGCTGTACGAGCACGGCGTATCCGCCATGTTCTCCATCGCGCGAGGGCCCATCTCGCTGGACGAGGCCATGGCGAACGCCACGTCGCTTCTCGCATCGGCGACGGAGAACGCCGTTCGCGCGTGGCTCGCTGGCCGGGTTGGAAAGCCGTAG
- a CDS encoding type III-B CRISPR module-associated Cmr3 family protein translates to MRTGWILFEPFDRLVVRDGRPFGGENRTLRTLSWPLPPTTAGAVRTLVGSVMSKGGPAFTDDHIELLKQISVQGPMLAVMRESGFPNLFVPAPRDVWMARTGDGIKVGAMIPKRMGPDAGTDLSQLSAFACPPGADKPIAPPAFWSLEAYVRWMTFDHVQSNGFEASTADPASALASYLGFETARQASGERSLHFRSGPAVEWRTHVQMEGGQRKTGGLFSTSGLRFQHDERIACWVELPDEVGDVFQSRSDVAGHLGGERGLARVTWREARQPVPGEWRSSSALAEPYRSGDLLRLVFLTPCPFARGWLPKWLDDRLEGELPGTHLRVRLETAVVPRFVPVSGWSLAEPRGPKPMRKCVPAGSVYFFTVLNEDAYRPIRPLDLWWFSVADDPQDARDGFGVVAAGHWAWGEDVL, encoded by the coding sequence GTGAGGACGGGTTGGATCCTGTTTGAGCCCTTCGACCGTTTGGTAGTCAGGGACGGACGGCCTTTCGGTGGCGAGAACCGCACGCTTCGCACGCTGTCATGGCCTCTCCCTCCGACGACGGCGGGGGCCGTGCGCACACTGGTGGGTTCTGTGATGTCCAAGGGCGGGCCCGCTTTTACGGACGACCACATTGAGCTCTTGAAACAGATCTCCGTGCAGGGCCCCATGCTTGCAGTCATGCGAGAATCAGGGTTCCCGAACCTCTTCGTTCCCGCTCCGCGGGACGTGTGGATGGCGCGGACGGGCGATGGCATCAAAGTGGGCGCCATGATTCCCAAACGAATGGGCCCCGACGCCGGGACCGATCTGAGTCAGCTCAGCGCTTTCGCCTGTCCGCCTGGTGCGGATAAGCCCATCGCGCCCCCCGCTTTTTGGTCGCTCGAAGCGTATGTCCGATGGATGACGTTCGATCACGTCCAATCCAATGGGTTCGAGGCATCCACCGCAGATCCAGCATCAGCTCTGGCTTCATACCTTGGCTTCGAAACGGCGAGGCAAGCGAGTGGCGAGCGCTCTCTTCATTTCCGATCCGGCCCAGCGGTGGAGTGGCGCACGCACGTGCAGATGGAAGGCGGACAGCGAAAGACGGGAGGACTGTTCTCTACCTCCGGCCTCCGCTTTCAACATGATGAGCGGATCGCCTGCTGGGTTGAACTTCCGGACGAGGTCGGGGACGTCTTTCAGAGTCGCTCGGATGTTGCAGGCCATCTCGGTGGGGAACGTGGATTGGCGCGCGTGACGTGGAGAGAAGCGAGACAACCTGTGCCGGGCGAATGGCGCAGTAGCTCGGCGCTCGCCGAGCCTTACCGCAGCGGCGACTTGCTTCGCCTGGTGTTCCTGACGCCGTGTCCGTTTGCACGAGGATGGTTGCCCAAGTGGCTCGATGACCGCCTGGAGGGGGAACTGCCGGGCACTCATCTGCGCGTCAGGCTCGAAACGGCCGTGGTGCCTCGATTTGTTCCCGTCTCGGGTTGGAGTCTCGCGGAACCGCGTGGTCCGAAGCCCATGCGAAAGTGTGTTCCCGCGGGTAGCGTATATTTCTTCACCGTCTTGAACGAGGACGCCTATCGGCCGATCCGGCCTCTGGATTTATGGTGGTTTTCCGTGGCGGATGATCCGCAGGACGCTCGCGATGGATTCGGCGTTGTCGCCGCAGGACACTGGGCGTGGGGGGAGGATGTACTGTGA
- a CDS encoding LabA-like NYN domain-containing protein, with protein MRVSLFVDGANYYYMQRDKLKWTIDAQKLLEWAKSKGELVDAFYYIGRSSPSDVREQKYLDMLAYSGYSIVTKDIKEIVQEDGSITRKANLDIEIVLDMFNTIDNYDMAILVSGDGDFERALQLLRARGKKFIVLSTAGFIASELRMVAGMHFIDVNTLRDQLERVMT; from the coding sequence ATGAGAGTTTCGCTCTTCGTCGATGGTGCGAACTACTACTACATGCAGCGAGACAAACTGAAGTGGACCATCGACGCGCAGAAGTTGTTGGAGTGGGCCAAGAGCAAAGGCGAACTGGTGGACGCGTTCTACTATATAGGTAGAAGTTCTCCGAGCGACGTCCGGGAGCAGAAGTATTTGGACATGCTCGCGTACAGCGGGTACTCCATCGTGACCAAAGACATCAAGGAAATCGTCCAGGAGGACGGGTCCATCACGCGAAAAGCCAACCTGGACATCGAGATTGTGCTGGACATGTTCAATACCATTGACAATTACGACATGGCCATCCTGGTCAGTGGAGATGGCGACTTTGAGCGGGCCCTCCAGCTGTTGCGGGCCCGTGGCAAAAAATTCATCGTGCTCTCCACCGCCGGATTTATCGCGTCTGAACTCCGCATGGTGGCCGGGATGCACTTCATCGACGTAAACACGCTGCGCGATCAGCTGGAGCGCGTGATGACCTGA